In a genomic window of Sus scrofa isolate TJ Tabasco breed Duroc unplaced genomic scaffold, Sscrofa11.1 Contig1900, whole genome shotgun sequence:
- the LOC110258320 gene encoding uncharacterized protein LOC110258320 isoform X2 — MVPWQKHRSLPGFPTPPKPAGLQLASPTRKYLGRARDTGLSKDAGALPEKAEKHTSHGTPPNHSTQNPSAQPRRQWRPGPRSPLPQKGSTSWPPLESGHASGALQLVLGGGAWPEEWGIGAGAPGGYHGHSTARSQPHRQLPPRLTARLPPEATEQGRGGNTPPLETPRVANPGSHTGNARRSFPRLLLSAHATPWGESRGAEKAFDKIQHLFLITTLQNVSLEGTYLNIRKAIYDTPRAAILLSSEKRKVFPWRADTRPGCLLSSLPFNLVLGVLARAVREEEEMQGIPVGKEGVGCPYLTMT; from the exons ATGGTGCCCTGGCAGAAGCACAGGTCCCTGCCTGGCTTTCCAACCCCACCAAAGCCG GCAGGACTTCAGCTCGCATCTCCGACCCGAAAATACCTGGGAAGAGCTCGGGACACAGGGCTCAGCAAGGATGCGGGCGCTCTCCCAGAAAAAGCCGAGAAGCACACCAGCCATGGCACCCCACCCAACCACAGCACGCAAAACCCTTCTGCACAGCCCAGGAGGCAATGGCGCCCAGGGCCGCGTTCTCCCCTCCCGCAGAAGGGAAGCACGTCTTGGCCCCCTCTTGAGAGTGGCCACGCTTCTGGGGCTCTCCAGCTTGTCTTGGGAGGTGGAGCCTGGCCAGAGGAGTGGGGAATCGGAGCTGGCGCTCCTGGTGGATACCACGGGCACAGCACTGCCCGATCCCAGCCTCATCGGCAACTTCCACCGCGGCTGACGGCGAGGCTGCCCCCGGAAGccacggagcaaggccggggagGGAACACGCCTCCCCTGGAGACGCCTCGGGTTGCGAACCCGGGGAGCCACACCGGGAACGCCAGGCGGTCCTTTCCCCGACTGCTGCTTTCTGCACATGCCACCCCCTGGGGGGAATCCCGAG gtgcagaaaaagcctttgacaaaatccaacacctctTTCTGATAACAACCCTTCAGAACGTGAGCCTAGAGGGAACGTACCTCAACATTcgaaaggccatatatgacacacCCAGAGCTGCCATCCTTCTCAGTAGTGAAAAGAGGAAAGTCTTCCCATGGAGAGCAGACACAAGACCAGGATGTCTGCTCTCGTCTCTCCCATTCAACCTAGTTTTGGGAGTCCTAGCCAGGGCAGtcagagaagaagaggaaatgcaAGGAATCCCagtgggaaaggaaggagtaGGATGTCCCTATTTGacgatgacatga
- the LOC110258320 gene encoding uncharacterized protein LOC110258320 isoform X1: MRGGRGVSSTKGLGKAASARGRHSSGPAAPHMRNNSLPRQAGLQLASPTRKYLGRARDTGLSKDAGALPEKAEKHTSHGTPPNHSTQNPSAQPRRQWRPGPRSPLPQKGSTSWPPLESGHASGALQLVLGGGAWPEEWGIGAGAPGGYHGHSTARSQPHRQLPPRLTARLPPEATEQGRGGNTPPLETPRVANPGSHTGNARRSFPRLLLSAHATPWGESRGAEKAFDKIQHLFLITTLQNVSLEGTYLNIRKAIYDTPRAAILLSSEKRKVFPWRADTRPGCLLSSLPFNLVLGVLARAVREEEEMQGIPVGKEGVGCPYLTMT, from the exons ATGCGGGGGGGCAGGGGCGTCTCCTCCACCAAGGGGCTTGGGAAAGCTGCCTCTGCACGTGGCAGACACTCCTCTGGACCCGCAGCTCCCCACATGCGAAACAATTCCCTCCCAAGGCAGGCAGGACTTCAGCTCGCATCTCCGACCCGAAAATACCTGGGAAGAGCTCGGGACACAGGGCTCAGCAAGGATGCGGGCGCTCTCCCAGAAAAAGCCGAGAAGCACACCAGCCATGGCACCCCACCCAACCACAGCACGCAAAACCCTTCTGCACAGCCCAGGAGGCAATGGCGCCCAGGGCCGCGTTCTCCCCTCCCGCAGAAGGGAAGCACGTCTTGGCCCCCTCTTGAGAGTGGCCACGCTTCTGGGGCTCTCCAGCTTGTCTTGGGAGGTGGAGCCTGGCCAGAGGAGTGGGGAATCGGAGCTGGCGCTCCTGGTGGATACCACGGGCACAGCACTGCCCGATCCCAGCCTCATCGGCAACTTCCACCGCGGCTGACGGCGAGGCTGCCCCCGGAAGccacggagcaaggccggggagGGAACACGCCTCCCCTGGAGACGCCTCGGGTTGCGAACCCGGGGAGCCACACCGGGAACGCCAGGCGGTCCTTTCCCCGACTGCTGCTTTCTGCACATGCCACCCCCTGGGGGGAATCCCGAG gtgcagaaaaagcctttgacaaaatccaacacctctTTCTGATAACAACCCTTCAGAACGTGAGCCTAGAGGGAACGTACCTCAACATTcgaaaggccatatatgacacacCCAGAGCTGCCATCCTTCTCAGTAGTGAAAAGAGGAAAGTCTTCCCATGGAGAGCAGACACAAGACCAGGATGTCTGCTCTCGTCTCTCCCATTCAACCTAGTTTTGGGAGTCCTAGCCAGGGCAGtcagagaagaagaggaaatgcaAGGAATCCCagtgggaaaggaaggagtaGGATGTCCCTATTTGacgatgacatga